The Xanthomonas indica genome has a segment encoding these proteins:
- a CDS encoding PLP-dependent aminotransferase family protein: MPTPPSTKNGSKRQRKAAPAARTNGPLIDRIFDDVRKRIEQQSLEIGERLPSVRAMAASMAISNETVLRAYDKLAAAGYLQARRGSGFYVAPQARQLGKSAPAGGWAGPAAPGSWSHLLRSDQAHGGSALGTLPVEWIGTEALAQALQALAARPRRSLFEYADVSGWLPLREALSARLRTIGIGASAEQIVTTAGATDALDLVIWSFLYQGQYVLVEEPAPFLHTQRLMASGLWVLRVRRLQDGPDLEQLAELCEKYQPKAFFCSAVLHNPTSTSMSPRKAHQLLKLAEQHAMWIVDDDTYGDLLPRSKLGAVTRLAALDHLERVIHIGSFSKTMAPGLRAGFLAAGSQRMERLLLMRSVGSIHSSLLTDQLVHHLLTEGGYEQHCERLQKKLAVSGDALLAKIRARGWQAMEAGAGMYLWVSFGEGVDALAVTDILRADGMMLAHESTFSSHGVHRHVRLNVARTDDAMLDRIAAAVTAVVGRQGVQVES; encoded by the coding sequence ATGCCAACGCCCCCTTCCACGAAGAACGGCTCCAAACGACAGCGCAAGGCGGCGCCGGCCGCACGCACCAACGGGCCGCTGATCGATCGGATCTTCGATGACGTCAGAAAACGGATCGAACAGCAGTCGCTGGAGATCGGCGAGCGCCTGCCGTCGGTCAGGGCGATGGCCGCCAGCATGGCCATCAGCAATGAGACGGTGTTGCGTGCCTACGACAAGCTGGCGGCGGCTGGCTATCTGCAGGCCCGTCGTGGCTCGGGCTTCTATGTGGCGCCGCAGGCCCGTCAGTTGGGCAAGTCGGCCCCGGCCGGAGGGTGGGCCGGACCTGCGGCCCCTGGTTCCTGGAGCCACTTGTTGCGCTCGGACCAGGCGCATGGCGGTTCGGCGCTCGGCACGCTCCCTGTCGAATGGATCGGGACCGAGGCGCTGGCCCAGGCCCTGCAGGCGCTGGCCGCACGCCCTCGCAGGAGCCTGTTCGAATACGCCGACGTCAGCGGCTGGCTGCCCTTGCGCGAGGCACTGAGTGCCCGGCTGCGCACGATCGGCATCGGCGCAAGCGCCGAGCAGATCGTCACCACGGCAGGCGCCACCGATGCCCTGGACCTGGTGATCTGGTCCTTTCTCTATCAGGGGCAGTATGTGCTGGTGGAGGAGCCGGCGCCGTTCCTCCACACCCAGCGGCTCATGGCCAGCGGCCTCTGGGTGCTGCGCGTGCGCCGCCTGCAGGATGGGCCCGACCTGGAGCAGTTGGCGGAACTGTGCGAGAAGTACCAGCCGAAGGCATTCTTCTGCAGCGCGGTGCTCCACAACCCCACCTCCACCAGCATGTCGCCGCGCAAGGCCCACCAGCTGCTCAAGCTCGCCGAGCAGCATGCGATGTGGATCGTCGACGACGATACCTATGGCGACCTGTTGCCGCGCAGCAAGCTGGGGGCGGTCACGCGGCTGGCCGCGCTCGATCATCTGGAGCGGGTGATCCATATCGGCAGCTTTTCGAAGACCATGGCCCCCGGGCTGCGCGCTGGCTTTCTGGCCGCCGGCAGCCAGCGCATGGAACGCCTGCTGCTGATGCGCTCGGTGGGGTCCATCCACTCCTCGCTGCTCACCGACCAGCTCGTGCACCACCTGCTCACCGAAGGTGGCTACGAGCAGCACTGCGAAAGGCTGCAGAAAAAGCTGGCCGTCAGCGGCGATGCGCTGCTGGCGAAGATCCGCGCCCGCGGCTGGCAGGCGATGGAGGCCGGGGCGGGCATGTACCTGTGGGTGTCGTTTGGCGAAGGCGTCGATGCGCTAGCGGTGACGGACATCCTGCGCGCGGACGGCATGATGCTTGCGCACGAAAGCACGTTTTCGAGTCATGGCGTCCACCGGCACGTACGCCTCAACGTCGCCCGCACCGACGATGCCATGCTCGACCGGATCGCGGCGGCCGTCACCGCGGTCGTGGGACGCCAAGGGGTGCAGGTGGAGTCCTGA
- the serS gene encoding serine--tRNA ligase, translating into MLDPALLRQQPADLAERLRTSRGYALDVAVLEALEADRKRIQVRTQELQSLRNSRSKAIGQAKAKGGDVTALMAEVAGFGDELKASEQRLDEIRAQLETLALEIPNLPQADVPTGKDEADNVELQRWGSPCSFDFEVKDHVELGARHGWLDGESAAKLSGARFTVLRGPIARLHRALAQFMLDLHTGPHAYQETNVPVIVNADSLYGTGQLPKFEEDMFATALGEQKRYLISTSEISLTNLVRDEIVEAERLPLRMTAHSLCFRSEAGSGGRDTRGMIRQHQFEKVELVSVCRPEDSAAEHERMTRCAEVVLETLGLPYRKMLLCTGDMGFSASKTYDLEVWLPSQQTYREISSCSNCGDFQARRMQARWRNPATGKPELLHTLNGSGTAVGRAMIAVMENYQNADGSITVPDALRPYMGGAERIG; encoded by the coding sequence ATGCTCGATCCCGCTCTGCTTCGCCAACAGCCCGCCGACCTCGCCGAGCGCCTGCGCACCAGCCGCGGCTATGCGCTGGACGTGGCCGTCCTGGAGGCCCTGGAGGCCGACCGCAAGCGCATCCAGGTGCGGACCCAGGAACTGCAGAGCCTGCGCAACAGCCGCTCCAAGGCGATCGGCCAGGCCAAGGCCAAGGGCGGGGACGTGACCGCGCTGATGGCCGAAGTGGCCGGTTTCGGCGACGAGCTGAAGGCCTCCGAGCAGCGCCTGGACGAGATCCGCGCGCAGTTGGAGACGCTGGCGCTGGAGATTCCCAACCTGCCGCAGGCCGACGTGCCCACGGGCAAGGACGAGGCCGACAACGTCGAACTGCAGCGCTGGGGCAGCCCGTGCAGCTTCGATTTCGAGGTCAAGGACCATGTCGAACTCGGCGCACGCCACGGCTGGCTGGACGGCGAGTCGGCGGCCAAGCTGTCGGGCGCGCGCTTCACCGTGCTGCGCGGGCCGATCGCGCGCCTGCACCGCGCCCTGGCCCAGTTCATGCTGGACCTGCACACCGGCCCGCACGCCTACCAGGAAACCAACGTGCCGGTGATCGTCAACGCCGACAGCCTGTACGGCACCGGCCAGTTGCCGAAGTTCGAGGAAGACATGTTCGCCACCGCGCTGGGCGAACAGAAGCGCTACCTGATCTCCACCTCGGAGATCTCGCTGACCAACCTGGTGCGCGACGAAATCGTCGAGGCCGAGCGCCTGCCGCTGCGCATGACCGCGCACTCGCTGTGCTTCCGCTCCGAGGCCGGCAGCGGCGGCCGCGACACCCGCGGCATGATCCGCCAGCACCAGTTCGAGAAGGTGGAACTGGTCAGCGTGTGCCGCCCGGAGGACAGTGCTGCCGAACACGAACGCATGACCCGCTGCGCCGAGGTGGTGCTGGAGACGCTCGGCCTGCCGTACCGCAAGATGCTGCTGTGCACCGGCGACATGGGCTTCTCCGCCAGCAAGACCTACGACCTGGAAGTCTGGTTGCCGTCGCAGCAGACGTATCGTGAGATCTCCTCCTGCTCCAACTGCGGCGATTTCCAGGCGCGGCGCATGCAGGCGCGCTGGCGCAACCCCGCCACCGGCAAGCCCGAGCTGCTGCATACGCTCAACGGCTCCGGCACCGCGGTCGGCCGCGCCATGATCGCGGTGATGGAGAACTACCAGAACGCCGACGGCTCGATCACCGTGCCCGACGCGCTGCGCCCGTACATGGGCGGGGCCGAGCGGATCGGCTGA
- a CDS encoding DUF2306 domain-containing protein encodes MNSAYRSQASTTAKSRRSSYAWGVLAVLSGAVALVSYRYLFDRGPVPPGVAANRHVHPWLIVHATSAATALLCGPFQFVRRLRLRHPGWHRATGRVYVACCMVGGVSALFLAAGISTGPVAGAGFGALGIAWMATTAIALRKVLTGRLAEHRHWMMRSFALTLSAVTLRLYLPVSTFVLGIEFVAAYRAIAWLCWLPNLLAAEWLIKTLPSALRRDDVSSDFERSA; translated from the coding sequence ATGAATTCGGCGTATCGGTCGCAGGCAAGCACGACAGCGAAATCCAGACGGTCGAGCTACGCATGGGGCGTGCTCGCCGTGTTGAGCGGCGCGGTCGCCCTGGTGTCCTATCGCTATCTGTTCGACCGAGGTCCCGTGCCGCCTGGGGTCGCAGCCAACCGGCACGTGCATCCATGGTTGATCGTGCACGCGACCAGCGCCGCGACGGCGCTGCTCTGTGGGCCCTTCCAGTTCGTTCGCCGTCTTCGTCTGCGTCACCCCGGGTGGCATCGGGCGACTGGACGCGTCTATGTCGCGTGCTGCATGGTCGGAGGCGTCTCCGCCCTGTTTCTTGCCGCCGGGATCTCCACCGGGCCTGTCGCTGGCGCGGGGTTTGGTGCGCTTGGGATCGCGTGGATGGCGACAACGGCCATCGCGTTACGCAAGGTCCTGACAGGCCGGCTGGCTGAGCATCGGCACTGGATGATGCGCTCTTTCGCCTTGACCCTGTCTGCGGTGACGCTGCGTCTTTACCTGCCTGTCTCCACGTTTGTCTTGGGCATCGAATTTGTCGCGGCCTATCGGGCGATTGCCTGGTTATGCTGGCTACCGAATCTTCTGGCCGCCGAGTGGCTGATTAAGACGCTACCGTCGGCCCTTCGACGAGACGACGTGAGTTCCGATTTCGAGCGCTCAGCATAG
- a CDS encoding AraC family transcriptional regulator, with translation MAFRHVLQVQQYRRHATDPMFDRRNICRYRPDMTDPLSDILTLVQLNSYGFRGLDAGSDWGLRFPPADGIRCFAIDSGECRLALQDAGSPVALKPGDVILVKGGAAMQLYAGTPLTWQDAIAFLTQVPPGHVAELNGGGVCQGIGGFFSLHGHHAAAILAAVPPVVHIRSQDHKAALQASVRRLIVELREPRPGSDLLAGHFAQALLIEALRAHLEAGQQQMGWLAALGVPALNRALTAMHANVSHRWTVAELAAAARMSRSSFAAHFERVTGETPMDYLTRWRMTLASHRLLTSTLSVGAIGISVGYSSESAFAVAFKRSFDASPSQYRAQSVPAKP, from the coding sequence GTGGCGTTCCGCCACGTCCTTCAGGTGCAACAATATCGTCGCCACGCAACCGACCCCATGTTCGATCGTCGAAACATCTGTCGCTATCGTCCAGACATGACCGATCCGCTTTCCGACATCCTCACCCTCGTTCAGCTCAACTCGTATGGATTTCGCGGATTGGACGCAGGGAGCGACTGGGGACTGCGTTTCCCGCCAGCCGACGGCATCCGATGCTTTGCCATCGATTCGGGGGAATGCAGGCTCGCGTTGCAGGACGCCGGCTCTCCTGTTGCCTTAAAACCGGGTGATGTGATTCTTGTGAAAGGAGGCGCCGCCATGCAGCTGTATGCAGGCACTCCTTTGACGTGGCAAGACGCCATCGCATTCCTGACACAGGTGCCGCCTGGCCACGTCGCCGAACTCAACGGCGGCGGAGTGTGTCAAGGCATCGGGGGGTTCTTTTCGTTGCACGGCCACCATGCCGCGGCCATCCTGGCAGCCGTACCGCCGGTGGTCCACATTCGTTCCCAAGACCACAAGGCGGCGCTTCAAGCCAGCGTCCGGCGTCTCATCGTCGAACTGCGCGAACCTCGGCCAGGCAGCGATCTGCTCGCTGGACACTTTGCGCAGGCGCTCTTGATCGAGGCCCTACGCGCACATCTGGAGGCAGGCCAGCAGCAGATGGGATGGCTGGCCGCGCTCGGCGTGCCCGCACTCAATCGTGCCCTGACGGCCATGCACGCGAACGTCAGCCATCGCTGGACGGTCGCAGAACTGGCTGCTGCCGCACGGATGTCGCGCTCCAGCTTCGCCGCCCATTTCGAGCGCGTCACCGGCGAGACGCCGATGGATTATCTGACCCGGTGGCGCATGACCCTGGCGTCTCATCGTCTGCTGACGTCCACGCTATCCGTCGGTGCGATCGGCATTTCCGTCGGCTATTCGTCCGAAAGCGCGTTCGCGGTTGCATTCAAGCGTAGCTTTGATGCGTCGCCCAGCCAGTATCGCGCGCAATCGGTGCCGGCCAAGCCTTGA
- a CDS encoding site-specific integrase — protein MKLTVPFIGKAPPGRHGDGGGLYLLVKQDRRKTWVFRYRDRTTGRQRDKGLGPFPDIKLAEARELAAGCRSQLRLGIDPIASRRVALERAKAEQGRMLTFGECAKRFIAANQPSWRNAKHADQWQSTIDTHCRAFLNLPVSEVDTNHVYSALYAIWESTTETATRLRGRIERVLDWASVNKLRSGDNPARWKGNLQHLLPPPEPLKKVEHRPALPYAEMPEFMKKLQQRRELSALALQFQVLTATRPGEATGAKWEEIDWKQKLWTVPPNRTKTKKAHEVPLSGHAIALLKKIPNEGKPHLFPGKANRPIVTASPLKVLRTIPGAEDATCHGFRSSFRDWAADKTKHERDIIEMSLAHKVVGRVEAAYLRTKMLEKRAALMEDWGNYCLKITDSR, from the coding sequence ATGAAGCTGACCGTCCCGTTTATAGGCAAAGCCCCCCCCGGCAGGCATGGTGACGGCGGTGGACTCTACCTGCTTGTAAAGCAGGACAGACGCAAGACATGGGTGTTCCGATATCGCGACCGGACAACAGGGAGGCAACGTGACAAGGGTTTGGGCCCCTTCCCAGACATCAAGCTTGCTGAAGCCCGTGAGCTTGCTGCTGGCTGCCGTTCGCAACTCAGGCTAGGCATCGACCCAATTGCGTCCAGAAGGGTTGCTCTAGAGCGTGCCAAGGCCGAGCAAGGCAGGATGCTGACGTTTGGTGAATGCGCCAAACGGTTCATTGCCGCCAACCAGCCTTCTTGGCGAAACGCAAAGCACGCTGACCAGTGGCAATCGACCATCGACACCCACTGCCGCGCGTTTCTCAATCTTCCCGTCTCTGAAGTCGACACCAACCACGTGTATAGCGCTCTCTATGCCATATGGGAAAGCACGACAGAGACCGCGACAAGATTGCGTGGACGCATAGAGCGAGTTCTGGACTGGGCTAGCGTCAACAAGCTTCGTTCAGGCGACAACCCAGCCAGATGGAAGGGAAATCTGCAACATTTGCTCCCTCCCCCTGAGCCACTCAAGAAGGTTGAGCATCGCCCCGCCCTCCCATATGCAGAAATGCCCGAGTTCATGAAGAAGCTCCAGCAACGTAGGGAGTTGTCAGCGCTTGCCTTACAATTTCAAGTCCTGACAGCCACCCGACCAGGTGAGGCAACAGGCGCGAAGTGGGAAGAAATTGATTGGAAACAAAAGCTCTGGACAGTGCCGCCGAACCGAACAAAGACCAAGAAAGCGCACGAAGTTCCGCTAAGCGGACACGCCATAGCGCTTCTGAAAAAAATACCCAATGAAGGAAAGCCACATCTGTTCCCGGGTAAGGCGAACAGGCCAATCGTCACCGCATCGCCCTTAAAGGTTCTGCGAACGATTCCAGGCGCCGAAGACGCTACTTGCCATGGATTTCGTAGCTCGTTCCGCGACTGGGCAGCTGACAAGACAAAGCACGAGCGAGACATCATTGAGATGTCACTTGCACACAAGGTAGTCGGGAGAGTCGAGGCGGCCTATCTACGGACCAAGATGCTTGAGAAGCGAGCAGCGCTGATGGAGGACTGGGGAAACTATTGCCTCAAAATCACAGACAGCCGATAG
- a CDS encoding helix-turn-helix transcriptional regulator yields MFAKRLKEARLGLGISQRELGRRIGLLEEVVSSRVTRYELGTSEPDFATASKLAKELGVPLAYLLADNDALADIILAAASMPPAEQRKLAAELRAKKKGAAKQ; encoded by the coding sequence ATGTTCGCCAAGCGCCTGAAGGAGGCGCGCTTGGGCTTGGGCATCTCCCAGCGTGAGCTTGGCAGACGGATTGGCCTCTTGGAGGAAGTCGTGTCCAGCAGGGTCACGCGATACGAGTTAGGGACTTCGGAACCCGACTTCGCGACAGCAAGCAAGCTCGCCAAGGAGCTTGGCGTTCCATTGGCCTATCTGCTGGCCGACAACGACGCACTTGCAGATATCATTCTTGCGGCAGCAAGCATGCCTCCCGCCGAACAACGGAAGCTGGCCGCCGAATTGAGGGCAAAGAAGAAAGGCGCAGCTAAACAGTAG
- a CDS encoding recombinase family protein translates to MAKVGYGRVSSQGQSLDVQLEKLAKAGCTKVYREKRSGRQADNRPELQAALEYVREGDVLVVSRLDRIARSVIDLAKIADLLKRKGVSLQVLDQGLDTSTSEGKLMFNLLGAFAEFEADIRAERQADGIALAKRKGVKFGRKKALTEAQEERIRKMRAEEGFSIEQLAERFGISRSSVYRALQLQAATV, encoded by the coding sequence ATGGCTAAAGTCGGCTACGGAAGGGTTTCGTCGCAGGGGCAGTCGCTGGATGTGCAGCTTGAGAAGTTGGCAAAGGCCGGCTGCACCAAGGTGTACCGGGAGAAGCGCTCGGGCAGACAGGCAGACAACCGGCCGGAGCTTCAGGCGGCCCTTGAATACGTCCGGGAGGGGGATGTGTTGGTCGTGAGTCGCCTCGACCGCATTGCCAGAAGCGTCATTGATTTGGCGAAGATTGCCGACCTGCTGAAGCGTAAGGGCGTCAGCTTGCAGGTACTGGACCAAGGGTTGGACACATCGACATCCGAAGGGAAGTTGATGTTCAACTTGCTGGGTGCGTTCGCTGAGTTTGAGGCGGACATTCGTGCCGAACGCCAAGCTGACGGCATCGCGCTGGCAAAGCGGAAAGGTGTGAAGTTTGGCCGTAAGAAGGCGCTCACAGAAGCTCAGGAAGAGCGCATCCGCAAGATGCGAGCCGAAGAAGGCTTCAGCATCGAACAACTAGCCGAGCGATTTGGAATCAGTCGCAGTAGCGTGTATCGGGCATTGCAGCTACAAGCGGCTACTGTTTAG
- a CDS encoding pentapeptide repeat-containing protein — protein sequence MLKALSGSGKIKQEDCKFTADVAGAAFANQLFVRLVAKQQKFVRVDFRYSTFEAAYLRSCIFDSCDFTGCRFIACNFHGSSFTGCKFEYAIFERTDISSDILSTECPGSENLKLRFARSLRMNYQQLGDATSVNKAIGVELAATEAHLYKSWRSNESYYRKKYSGINRLRQWANWASFKVLDIIWGNGERPLKLLRTVLALFVGIAVVDAIVRRNPAVVTSYLEGLATAPQIFLGIEAPSSYSGWYLSTIALARLILFALFMAIIVKRFNRR from the coding sequence ATGCTGAAGGCGCTATCCGGCAGCGGAAAGATTAAGCAAGAGGATTGCAAGTTCACCGCGGACGTGGCAGGCGCAGCTTTCGCAAACCAGCTGTTCGTGAGATTGGTAGCAAAACAGCAAAAATTTGTTCGTGTTGATTTTCGCTACTCAACTTTTGAAGCAGCCTATCTCCGCAGTTGCATTTTTGATTCATGTGATTTCACTGGCTGCCGATTCATTGCGTGCAATTTTCATGGCTCATCTTTTACTGGCTGTAAATTTGAGTATGCAATATTCGAGCGAACAGACATAAGTAGTGACATTCTATCCACAGAATGTCCTGGAAGCGAGAACCTAAAGTTGAGATTTGCTCGCTCACTTAGAATGAATTATCAGCAGCTAGGAGATGCGACTTCGGTTAACAAAGCTATCGGAGTGGAACTCGCAGCCACAGAGGCGCACTTATACAAGTCATGGAGATCGAACGAGTCCTACTATCGAAAAAAATATTCAGGCATCAATCGGCTGAGGCAATGGGCTAACTGGGCAAGCTTCAAAGTTCTCGACATAATTTGGGGAAACGGTGAGCGCCCGTTGAAGCTCTTACGCACTGTGCTTGCGCTCTTCGTCGGAATAGCAGTGGTTGACGCAATTGTCCGCCGTAACCCAGCGGTAGTCACCAGCTATTTAGAAGGATTGGCTACTGCTCCACAAATATTTTTGGGGATTGAGGCCCCCTCAAGCTATTCAGGCTGGTATTTGAGCACCATTGCGTTGGCTCGTTTGATTCTATTTGCCCTCTTCATGGCAATCATCGTTAAGAGGTTCAACAGGCGATAA
- a CDS encoding nucleotidyltransferase domain-containing protein: protein MHLYAFGSVCRGEVTLGSDIDLLAVTDGFDSRFDVNIYSVYSYGRLRDMWVEGAPFAWHLSLESKLIYSSDGDDYLKMLGRPARYNSALTDCAKFAALFKRASASLSQGTNSRVFELSTIFLAVRNFATCFSLGAGDSPDFSRYSALRLGPHSLRIDQDAFDTIERARILSTRGVGKSINKTDECVVISQLDYIAAWMERLTRAVEQ, encoded by the coding sequence ATGCACCTGTATGCTTTCGGCTCGGTCTGTCGAGGTGAGGTAACTCTCGGCTCGGACATTGATTTGCTGGCAGTGACTGACGGTTTCGATTCGAGGTTTGACGTTAACATATATTCGGTTTATTCTTATGGCAGGCTACGTGATATGTGGGTGGAGGGCGCTCCATTTGCGTGGCACCTTTCTTTGGAGTCGAAGCTCATCTATTCTAGTGATGGGGACGACTATTTGAAGATGCTGGGCAGGCCGGCACGGTACAACTCAGCCCTAACTGATTGCGCCAAGTTTGCGGCACTCTTCAAGAGAGCATCCGCCTCGCTGAGCCAAGGAACAAATAGCCGGGTATTTGAACTTTCCACTATTTTTCTCGCAGTGCGGAACTTTGCCACATGCTTCTCTCTTGGCGCTGGCGACAGCCCAGACTTTTCACGGTACTCGGCCCTGCGTCTTGGGCCCCATAGTCTTCGAATCGACCAAGATGCTTTTGACACTATCGAGCGAGCACGGATACTCAGCACGCGTGGCGTGGGAAAAAGTATTAACAAGACAGACGAGTGTGTCGTTATTTCGCAGCTTGATTACATCGCCGCATGGATGGAAAGATTAACGCGAGCAGTCGAACAATGA
- a CDS encoding energy transducer TonB encodes MSTSPSSSKSGIVLHLPRRLLAIVGIAFAVGLLLFLVVWLVGRKDNDFYKPQPAQVQQETEQVKPLPEPLPAGSAASSMPQAKPAPAGDAPKLVETAPAPPPTTEAPAPAAGSDGAGSTATALAPGDRPVPLEGQTPPPRYPPAALRRGDAGTVVVRVEVDASGAPAGVALVRRSGSRDLDRAAMETVRRWKFRPAQQNGRAVPASIEIPFDFKPGP; translated from the coding sequence ATGTCCACGTCGCCCTCGTCCTCCAAGTCCGGCATCGTGCTGCATCTGCCGCGGCGCCTGCTCGCGATCGTCGGCATCGCCTTCGCTGTCGGCCTGCTGCTGTTCCTGGTGGTATGGCTGGTCGGACGCAAGGACAACGATTTCTACAAGCCGCAGCCGGCCCAGGTGCAGCAGGAGACCGAACAGGTGAAGCCGCTGCCCGAGCCGCTGCCGGCCGGCAGCGCCGCCAGCAGCATGCCGCAGGCCAAGCCAGCGCCCGCCGGCGACGCGCCGAAGCTGGTGGAGACCGCACCGGCACCGCCGCCGACTACGGAAGCACCAGCGCCTGCCGCAGGCAGCGATGGCGCCGGCAGCACGGCCACCGCGCTGGCCCCGGGCGACCGCCCGGTGCCGCTGGAAGGACAGACCCCGCCGCCGCGCTATCCGCCGGCGGCGCTGCGCCGCGGCGATGCCGGCACCGTGGTGGTGCGGGTCGAGGTCGACGCCAGCGGCGCGCCCGCCGGCGTGGCCCTGGTGCGGCGCAGCGGCTCGCGCGACCTGGACCGCGCGGCGATGGAAACCGTGCGCCGCTGGAAGTTCCGCCCCGCACAGCAGAACGGCCGCGCAGTCCCCGCCAGCATCGAGATCCCGTTCGACTTCAAGCCGGGGCCGTAA
- a CDS encoding LysR family transcriptional regulator, translating into MHDLNDLYYFAMVVDHGGFAAAERALGIPKSRLSRRISQLESDLGVRLLQRSTRRFAVTDLGMSVHRHAQTMLAEAQAAREVVDRLSAEPRGLVRVSVPVSLAQMQLPKLLPMFLDQYPKVRLQLNISNRRVDIINEGYDVALRVRSRLDDDGSLVMRSFGQVQELLVASPKYLDRAGRPKDPEELTSHVTLSISEDEARQRWELHGPAGEVRRVDLQPRVAGFDFPLLQSMVKDGFGITLLPETVCAEAVRNGELEVVLPEWSLPQGICHAVFASRRGLLPAVRVFIDFLAEHLPRQIEASRLDCGGNCPERTKAKHSTLGAMAVEAG; encoded by the coding sequence ATGCACGACCTCAACGATCTCTACTACTTCGCCATGGTGGTCGACCACGGCGGGTTCGCCGCCGCCGAACGCGCCCTGGGCATCCCCAAGTCGCGCCTGAGCCGCCGCATCAGCCAGCTGGAGAGCGATCTGGGCGTGCGCCTGCTGCAGCGCTCCACGCGCCGCTTCGCCGTCACCGACCTGGGCATGAGCGTGCATCGCCACGCCCAGACCATGCTGGCCGAGGCGCAGGCCGCGCGCGAAGTGGTCGACCGGCTCAGCGCCGAGCCGCGCGGGCTGGTGCGGGTCAGCGTGCCGGTGTCGCTGGCGCAGATGCAGTTGCCCAAGCTGCTGCCGATGTTCCTCGACCAGTACCCCAAGGTGCGGTTGCAGTTGAACATCAGCAACCGCCGTGTCGACATCATCAACGAAGGCTACGACGTCGCCCTGCGCGTGCGTTCGCGCCTGGACGACGACGGCAGCCTGGTGATGCGCAGCTTCGGCCAGGTCCAGGAACTGCTGGTCGCCAGCCCCAAGTACCTGGACCGCGCCGGCCGCCCCAAGGATCCCGAGGAACTGACCTCGCACGTCACCCTCAGCATCAGCGAGGACGAGGCGCGGCAGCGCTGGGAACTGCACGGCCCGGCCGGCGAAGTGCGCCGCGTCGACCTGCAACCGCGCGTGGCCGGCTTCGACTTCCCGCTGCTGCAGTCGATGGTCAAGGACGGCTTCGGCATCACCCTGCTGCCCGAGACCGTCTGCGCCGAAGCCGTGCGCAACGGCGAACTGGAAGTGGTGCTGCCGGAATGGTCGCTGCCCCAGGGCATCTGCCACGCCGTGTTCGCCTCGCGCCGCGGCCTGCTGCCGGCGGTGCGCGTGTTCATCGACTTCCTCGCCGAACATCTGCCGCGCCAGATCGAGGCTTCGCGCCTGGACTGCGGCGGCAACTGCCCCGAACGCACCAAGGCCAAGCATTCGACCCTGGGCGCGATGGCGGTCGAGGCGGGTTGA